The proteins below are encoded in one region of Hordeum vulgare subsp. vulgare chromosome 3H, MorexV3_pseudomolecules_assembly, whole genome shotgun sequence:
- the LOC123440023 gene encoding uncharacterized protein LOC123440023, protein MDAAVAEKDEAAAVAVTAAAREEKVEEAEEDGRAKSITAAHRPQPQIESISTRSLRPPRHQTVVMPLASARPPPSEQGPSASPSFAPAADSSVAALISGEVVTPMVVFVNSKSGGRHGPGIKVRLHELISKEQVTTCTIQVAR, encoded by the coding sequence ATGGACGCCGCCGTCGCCGAGAAGGACGAGGCCGCGGCCGTGGCCGTCACGGCCGCTGCGagggaggagaaggtggaggaggcggaggaggatggGCGAGCGAAATCCATCACGGCAGCTCACCGCCCGCAACCGCAGATCGAATCAATCAGCACACGGTCTCTCCGCCCGCCACGCCACCAAACCGTCGTGATGCCGCTCGCCTCCGCCCGGCCGCCGCCGTCGGAGCAGGGCCCGAGCGCCTCCCCCTCCTTTGCCCCGGCGGCGGACTCCTCCGTCGCAGCCCTCATCAGCGGCGAGGTGGTGACGCCGATGGTCGTGTTCGTCAACTCCAAGAGCGGCGGCCGCCACGGGCCCGGGATCAAGGTGCGGCTCCACGAGCTCATCAGCAAAGAGCAGGTGACGACCTGCACGATCCAAGTAGCTCGGTAG